The following DNA comes from Diadema setosum chromosome 20, eeDiaSeto1, whole genome shotgun sequence.
actattgaattgaattgaattgaattgaaagcgAGTAAATGGATAGTCGTCCCTCATCAGTCTTTGCAGTTAGATATGATGGAAGGTAGAGATGGGATGTTTTACGATGATATTTCTTGAGAACAGCTCACAGGGTGTAAAATAATATGTAATCATTTCTATTTGACActattcaaaaatatttcattcattgattgttgcatcatcatcatacattcatatatatatatatatatatatatatacatatatatcatatatatatatatatatatatatatatacatatagtatatatatacatatatatatatatatatatatatatatatatatatatatatctcatacatatatatatatatacacatatatattatatatacatatagtatatatatgagattaaaacctaaaatggcattaaaacgctttatcctggcgaggaaagcgcatgtttttgaaacaagacaccaaacaggttagtcatcgcattcttcatcagcgaccaggatgcgatgtgatgttagattaaaaatctatatagtatatatatagtatatatatatatatatatatatatatatatatatatatatataaataaatctatatatatatatacatatatatatatatataaatctataTAGTAtctatatagtatatatatatatatatatatatacagtataatgaagaaataTGTCATTCAGACCTCTCCTCAGAATAGTAAAACCGGAAGCTTCATTTTGATGAATGGGGAAGCAACACTAATAATTTCCCGTGAATGTATTCCGACCGTGTGAATGCAAACACCAACCATTGTTCTTGGTACAACAGGGAAGCGTATTCTCCACTGACGAAtggttgttttcttcttctttttttttttgggggggggtatttcATTTGAGAAAATCTTAGGGGCGTGTTAAGATTTCGTATAGGCCACACGATGTTGGGAgactgtataccattttgtaaaATGCATGACAAAGTTCACATATcatttgtacattctgttgaaaaaaaaatacagtttgaattgacattatttttcaaccatgcaaaatgtAATGACGTTTACTAAAGGgatttatatgattttcaacaaacttggATTGTGGAAGCAGGTCTTGATGTAAATAAAGTAAATTTGTGAGTTCGAAGTAGGCCTAATATTGCCGAGATCCGGAGGCCTCCACGCTCCACGCTGGTAACCTTTGGAGCGATAATATTGTTGACATTCGGGGCGTTTTTGGTGCCTTCTTTTGTTCCGCACCGTATGCACCAAAATGGCATATTGTCAGGGGAAAACACTGCACTCGTGACAGTGATACAATGAACTATAGGAAGCCCCGCCGATACCTGTGCATGATGAGTGACATTAGTATTGCAATCTGCACTTATTTTGTATTCAATAAGCTTACACACTTGAGTTATGCTCATGCTGTAATTGTTGTAACAAGACATACGGACTACAAAGATGTTTATCATCTGGAAGCTATACCGGAGtaatgttgttttcataatcCATTACCCTGCATTCGAGACGATACACGTATAGTGAAACGGTGAGATGCGTCCCTCATTGCCAACGTCGGATCAGAAGAGAGTCCAAATGGCGTATTGCTCGAACTTACCCCATGTTTCGCCTGAGGTTGAGCAACAGAGCGTCCGTCTGAGATCGCCTTTGCGTAGTCCCACCGTACGAAACAACTTGCGTTCACTGCTCTACTCCGTCGCCGATCGTCTCGACGCCAATGATCTCGAACGCATGATCTTTCTGTCGTCGGACGTCATCAACAGCGAAATGGAAAAGGAGAGCATCACTTCAGGTTTCATGCTCTTTGAGATCTTCCTCAAGAGGGGTGTGATAGGGGAAGGAAACATAGACCTCCTCCTGGATTTGCTGGCAAAAATCAGAAGGTTCGATCTGAATAAAAGGGCGAAAGAAAAATGGGGTAGGTatcaacaaaattaatgatggtgacgtaaagaacaagaaaaagaacCATAACGAAATGTGTTTGCTTCAACTTGTGATGTATCTACACTGTCTGTCATAATCCATTGACCATGAAAATCTCTTTTGAAGAACATGCATAGAGACTCATAACTTACCTCTTAAAGAGTATTGAAacgtgattgtgtgtgtgtgtgtgtttgtgtgtgtctgtgtgtgtatgtctgtgtgtactTTTCTGCATTTTCATGCATTAAAGAAGCAGTTTCATGAAATGCAGATAAGAAGAAAagttgcagtggcggatccagaaattctgtaAAGGTGGCTGGGGCGCCTTTACAATGATTATATTCATCTATTTTCTTTGCTTGCTTTAAGAAATGACTGAatgagaaaaggaaaattaGTCATATTCCCAGCAGAAGGGGGAAAGTACTTTCCATAAAAAGCTCGACATTGTAATATTTGGGGGTTTTGTCAAGGattcaaaaaatatgattgaCTCTCCCGTGCACAGGAGTTTTGCAGCGTTCCCCTTCGTGGGTCTTGCCACAACCAACATCGCTGCAAAGGACCGAGCGTTTGGTTAAGGGACCACAACAGACACAGAGCCATGAAGATTTTCTCGCAAAACAGTCCGCCGACGTAAGGACATCGCGACCGGAAAACGCTGTGCAACGTCGGCGGCAACAGTTTGAACAGGTAGGTGGCCCATCTCCCTGGTTCGCACTCGAAAAtgtccacctccctgctccgaCAATAACTCCTGAATCTAGAATTGAGGGAGTGGTGAGCGAGGATGAACATAACTTGTGCGATAGAGACGGGCAGCCGAACAAGGAGGAACAGTTTCGTGGGAGAGCAAACGCTATGGGTTCGACTAAAAGGCAGATTGTTGGAGGTGGCATGGACCATGATCGCAGCAAGTCTGGAGCCATTCCAGGCCTGAGTACGCTGTTTGAAAGAGGCCAATGTGCCGCCGGCGAACCTGGAATCGACGTGCGCGAAAGAGCTGCGCAACAGCTCGTCGGCGAACCTTTCCGGAAGAGAGCGTATGCCATGTGCTCTCGAAGGCTGCGAGCCGATCTCAGTTGGAGGTGACTTCAGCATCTGAACATAACCTTATGTCCCAGAACGAAAGCAGGCATCGGTATAGTTGCACCAACGCGCGACCAGGTCAATTTATAAACATTGATGGTGACGAAACCGTGTAAACGAGTACTTCAAATCTATGCTGTCGTCGACATTGATATCTGCAAGCACAGCGTGTAGCAAATGTCTAGAATATATAATCTTTGTCTTAGAATGTGTTAAACATACTATGGGTGATATAAGCATGGAGATTAATGAGATGGCATATATCTATtatagtggagcggcatagcttgaaaaattagaggaattgtgcattttatgataaaagcaccaaatttcgcacacatgttgacaaagacatttgaaataaattcagatattgggccatcgtaaatagcgccctcagcggccatggcagccgtttttcaaaatggccgccataaatgccatttttcgtgaagatttacaaatttcagaagggaaaatcaataagattttgcaaacgagttggaaataacattcaaaataaatttagatattgggccaccgcaaattgcgccctcaacggccatg
Coding sequences within:
- the LOC140243903 gene encoding uncharacterized protein, whose protein sequence is MAYCSNLPHVSPEVEQQSVRLRSPLRSPTVRNNLRSLLYSVADRLDANDLERMIFLSSDVINSEMEKESITSGFMLFEIFLKRGVIGEGNIDLLLDLLAKIRRFDLNKRAKEKWGVLQRSPSWVLPQPTSLQRTERLVKGPQQTQSHEDFLAKQSADVRTSRPENAVQRRRQQFEQVGGPSPWFALENVHLPAPTITPESRIEGVVSEDEHNLCDRDGQPNKEEQFRGRANAMGSTKRQIVGGGMDHDRSKSGAIPGLSTLFERGQCAAGEPGIDVRERAAQQLVGEPFRKRAYAMCSRRLRADLSWR